One Mesorhizobium sp. J428 DNA segment encodes these proteins:
- a CDS encoding sigma-70 family RNA polymerase sigma factor, which produces MTPQDITKLIVRTSMKDRAAFDLLYRQTSAKLFGVCLRVLNDRTEAEEALQEVYVKIWTKADRFAVSDLSPISWLVAIARNHSIDRIRQRRRPAVDLDEALDVADPAPGPEALAVAGGERDRIFSCLDELEKDKAAAVRGAYIAGESYADLAARYKVPLNTMRTWLRRSLLKLRECLER; this is translated from the coding sequence ATGACGCCTCAGGACATCACGAAGTTGATCGTGCGCACCTCGATGAAGGATCGCGCAGCGTTCGATCTGCTCTACCGGCAGACGAGCGCGAAACTCTTTGGCGTCTGTCTGCGTGTCTTGAACGACCGGACGGAGGCCGAGGAGGCGCTGCAGGAGGTCTACGTCAAGATATGGACCAAGGCCGACCGTTTCGCCGTCTCCGATCTCAGCCCGATCTCTTGGCTGGTCGCCATCGCTCGCAACCATTCGATCGACCGGATACGGCAGAGGCGGCGACCGGCGGTCGACCTGGACGAGGCGCTGGACGTCGCCGACCCGGCGCCGGGACCTGAAGCGCTGGCGGTGGCCGGCGGCGAACGTGACAGGATATTCTCCTGCCTCGATGAACTGGAAAAGGACAAGGCAGCCGCCGTGCGCGGTGCCTACATTGCGGGTGAGAGCTATGCGGATCTCGCCGCGCGGTACAAGGTTCCGCTCAACACGATGCGTACCTGGCTGCGGCGCAGCCTGTTGAAACTCAGGGAATGCCTGGAACGATGA